The Elusimicrobiota bacterium sequence CGGCGCCCGCTGTTGGCGTCCGCTGGAGCGCCGGGTTGGGCACTCCCGCGTGACAGTTTAGAACGTAACTTTCCATATCTGTATCCAACCCAGAGGAACAAGGATAGGCAGTAAACAGCAATCAATGTGATTACAAACCTAGGAAGAGACCAGTGCAACACAGCTGTGTTGAAATGCCATCCAGCAAGGACAAGAATCGACAACGTGACTGAAAGGATTATTCTTTTAATATCCAAAGCGTTACGCCGTTTTGGCGGTGTGTAGGTTTTATACTGATCGCAAATATTTAATAGGTCAGCCAAGCCAATTTCTTTGTCAATTGGCATATCGAAAGGCATCATGAGCGTAGTGCCAGAACCCACACGCATCAAGGGTTTTTGAAACTCATCCCCGTGCAACGTAACCTGGAGTGAGTATCGGTCTGGTGCCTCAAGAGCTATTACAGACCACCTGGGTCGAGGGTCCAATGAGCTTTTTAAAACAACATGGTTACTGTCAGAACCATGTTCAACGTAAAAAGTTGCAGGCCCAAAGCGGTTCTCTAGAGATATTGTCAAATGTTGTGGGTGGGATTTGAGGAGCGTATCCCATCCGGTCGTAAATTAGGCGGCCATTTCCAGTTCAACCCCGTCTTTGAATTGGATCCCTTTCCACACCGCCGTCAACTTTTTGTATCCCCGTAATTTCCGCCACCGCTTCTGCGCCGATTCCGCCAACTTATAAACCATCGTCAACGTCGCGATCCGTGAACCGCATCCCTTCGTTCTTTTTGTCCGTAGACGCACCGTTGCAAATGTCGACTCAATCACGTTCGTGCTTCGAATCGACAACCAATGTTCCGCCGGGAAATCGTAGAACGTGAGCAAACTCTCCCGGTTCCTGTTGATCGTTTCCACCGCCTTCGGATATTTCAGTTCGAACTCTTTGACGAAAGCGTCAAAGGCGGCGTGTCCTTCCTCTTTCGTCGGCGCCAGGTAAATGTCGTGGATCATTTGCTTCCCTTTCCCTTGAAGACTCTTCGGAAGCTTGTCCAGCGCGTTGACTGTTTTATGAACCCAACAAAGCTGGGTCTTCGTGCCGGGGAATTCCTCCGACAGCGCCGCCCAGAACCCCAACGCGCCGTCACCAATCGCCAACTTTGGCCCCTTCGCCAATCCACGCCGTTTTAATGTCCGTAAAACGGACTGCCAGCTTTCCTTCGACTCCCGAAACCCGTCCTCCACCGCCACCAGTTCTTTGGTTCCGTCTTCCTTCGCCCCAATAATCACCAGAATACACTGCCGATCATCGTCCAGCCGGACGTTGAAATAGATTCCGTCCACCCACCAGTAAACATATTCGCTCTTCGATATGTCCCGTCCGATCCATTCTTGGTAATCCTGTTCCCAGATCCGCTTCATCCGCACCACGCTTTCCGCTGAAAATCCCAGCACCTTTTCCCCGACCAGCTTCTCCAGGACTTCCGTGAAATCCCCGTGGAGATCCCTTTCAAATACAGGAACGGCACCAGCTCCTCCAGGTTCTTGGTCTTCCTCAAATACGGCGGGATCAGGATCGACTGAAATCGTGGCTCCCCGTCCCTTTCAGAACCCGGTCGTCCACACGAGGAGGCTCAATGTCCAAGGGGCCGGCTCCGTCACCAAGACCCGCCGGTTTTGTTTTCCGTTGCGGACAATCAACCGATGCCCGTGTTCGTCCACCCGGGCCGCATGGCGTTGACAAAAATATCCACCTCTTCGTTCAGCGCCACTTCCATAGCCGTTGCGCCCCGCGGCGCACGATCTCTTCCAGCGTACCCACCACCCCCTTGCCCTTCTGGTTTTTCTGCCCGAATTGTTTTAACATCTTTCATAAGCGTATCCTCCTGGGTTCGGTGGCGTCAACCACCGGGTTTTTGTTTCCTTTCACCAGACAGGATACGCTTTTCTTTTTTATCCCCTCAACCCCTCACCCACAACTTTTGAGTATATCTCGGTTCTCTAAGGCGGCGAGCAACTTTAGAATCGATTGATTGTAGTCTTTGGTTTCATTCATATTAAAGTGCCCAACGTCATAAGGTCAGCGGGGCGCCCGTGGCGCCTCCGCTGGACCGTCTGGTTGGGCTAAGCTCCTTCATTGGAATGAGATAACACCATTTTTAATCAAGAAGTAAACTACAGTCAGCCCGATGGCCGCCAAAACAATGATTGTGAGCAAAACATTAACGGCAGTCGATGAGCCGAATCCAAGTCTCTTGATTTGTTTCCACTGAAATCGGCTCTGGAATCTCACAAAGTCTTTGCAATATTCGTCAACTATTTGAATAACATCGGTCTCGCTAAGTGTGTCGGGGTAAGCCTCAAATGAGCCAACGCCGGACCGGTATTGTATTACCCACTCATCTACCAGTGATAGGTTCATAATATTCAAAGGTAGCTTGTCTGCAGAATCTAAGGGACTGTTTTCATCAAAAACAAAGAGATCAATATCGAGTTTCTCTCGGTTATCAGCGACAACGCGACTACCAATTAATTCTTTCAGCGGAGTGATCCATTGATCTCTCAGGGAATATTCAAATACTTGGCCATTAATTTTTATCTTCAATCACTTCTCCTAAGGCCCAACGTAAGAATTCAGCGGCGGGCCGCCGTGTGGCCCGTCCGCTGGAATGAATTGTTAGATATGAAATTGCTTAAGTTCAAATCTCTCATATGTTTTTTCAATATGATGGTCGCCGTCATATTCGTTGCAATTTCTACAAGCGAACGACAAATACCACGGCATGAACCAAAACTGTTTGCACTTGGTGCACTTAGCCAATGAGACATCTGTGTCATTCTCGGCGTCTTTAATGACTCCCATTTCATTACCGATTACCACGAGAGTCTGGGGATTCCACCAATCAGGGTTGTTCACGGCCCCAGCAAGAGCTTTCGTTTTCTCAGCGCCAGGAACCAGAGGCCCCTTTACCTCAAGAACAGTGTGAATTTTCGGCAGCCAAAAATCAGGTAAATATTTAATGGAATCGATTTGAAATCCGTTTACCTCATAAGCCCACTCAATCCCGTAGGAATCAAAGGTTAGAGCGTAGCTGGCCTCGAGTTTACTCCTGAATCTAATGTTTTTATAGTTGGTCGGAATCGCTTCCATTCAAATATCTAACGTTGGAATTAAGCCGCGCGGGTGGTGTGTGCCCGCGTCGGCTTGAATGAATTGTTGGGCAAATATGACTTCATTCTTCAGCCTTTTTGTACT is a genomic window containing:
- a CDS encoding IS256 family transposase — its product is MSVDPDPAVFEEDQEPGGAGAVPVFERDLHGDFTEVLEKLVGEKVLGFSAESVVRMKRIWEQDYQEWIGRDISKSEYVYWWVDGIYFNVRLDDDRQCILVIIGAKEDGTKELVAVEDGFRESKESWQSVLRTLKRRGLAKGPKLAIGDGALGFWAALSEEFPGTKTQLCWVHKTVNALDKLPKSLQGKGKQMIHDIYLAPTKEEGHAAFDAFVKEFELKYPKAVETINRNRESLLTFYDFPAEHWLSIRSTNVIESTFATVRLRTKRTKGCGSRIATLTMVYKLAESAQKRWRKLRGYKKLTAVWKGIQFKDGVELEMAA